A genomic segment from Janibacter sp. DB-40 encodes:
- the metG gene encoding methionine--tRNA ligase, with the protein MKVLSSVAWPYANGPRHLGHVAGFGVPSDVFSRYMRMAGHDVLMVSGSDEHGTPILVLADKQGTTARELVDVHHSTIAHELSDLGCSYDLYTRTTARNHYRVAQHMFEQCRANGYFIEQTQQVAIDPRTGRTLPDRYIEGTCPICGYDEARGDQCDNCGNQLEPSDLVDPRSKIDGSTPQFGETEHFFLDLPSLADALRVYLEGREATGTWRPNVIRFSLNILDDIRPRAMTRDIDWGIPLPGDLGEKYPTKRFYVWFDAVIGYLSASIEWARRQGDPDLWRQWWNDPEALSYYFMGKDNITFHSQIWPAELLAYAGKGTKGGSPGEYGELNLPTEVVSSEFLTMESRAFSSSRGHVIHVRHVLENYGPDALRYYICAAGPENHDADFTWPDFVQRNNSELVGGWGNLVNRTASMVAKNFGEIPQPGPLEEVDEAVLARVRDAFDEVGGLLGRHRQKAALAEAMRVVGDVNKYVTDTEPFRLKGDDQRERLATVLHTLLQCVSDCNLLLAPFLPHAANRVHAVLGGSGELVPMPRVDAVEDLDGGPGYEIITGDYTGFPAWESTPVTTGTAIAKPTPVFTKLDPEVVVATERAAMAGEA; encoded by the coding sequence ATGAAGGTTCTCTCCTCCGTCGCCTGGCCGTATGCCAACGGTCCCCGCCACCTCGGTCACGTCGCCGGCTTCGGGGTGCCCTCGGACGTCTTCAGCCGCTACATGCGCATGGCCGGCCACGACGTGCTCATGGTCAGCGGGTCGGACGAGCACGGCACCCCGATCCTCGTGCTCGCCGACAAGCAGGGAACCACCGCGCGCGAGCTCGTCGACGTCCACCACTCGACGATCGCCCACGAGCTGTCCGACCTGGGCTGCTCGTACGACCTCTACACGCGCACCACGGCACGCAACCACTACCGGGTGGCCCAGCACATGTTCGAGCAGTGCCGGGCGAACGGCTACTTCATCGAGCAGACGCAGCAGGTCGCGATCGACCCGCGCACGGGCCGGACGCTGCCGGACCGCTACATCGAGGGCACCTGCCCGATCTGCGGGTACGACGAGGCCCGCGGCGACCAGTGCGACAACTGCGGCAACCAGCTCGAGCCGAGCGACCTGGTGGACCCGCGCAGCAAGATCGACGGCTCCACCCCGCAGTTCGGCGAGACCGAGCACTTCTTCCTCGACCTGCCGTCCCTGGCCGACGCGCTGCGCGTGTACCTCGAGGGCCGCGAGGCGACGGGCACGTGGCGGCCCAACGTCATCCGCTTCAGCCTGAACATCCTCGACGACATCCGCCCGCGGGCGATGACCCGCGACATCGACTGGGGCATCCCGCTGCCCGGCGACCTCGGGGAGAAGTACCCGACGAAGCGCTTCTACGTCTGGTTCGACGCCGTCATCGGCTACCTGTCGGCGTCGATCGAGTGGGCCCGCCGCCAGGGCGACCCCGACCTGTGGCGCCAGTGGTGGAACGATCCGGAGGCCCTCTCCTACTACTTCATGGGCAAGGACAACATCACCTTCCACTCCCAGATCTGGCCGGCGGAGCTGCTCGCCTACGCCGGCAAGGGGACGAAGGGGGGTTCCCCCGGCGAGTACGGGGAGCTGAACCTGCCGACCGAGGTCGTCTCGAGCGAGTTCCTCACGATGGAGAGCAGGGCCTTCTCCTCCAGCCGGGGTCACGTCATCCACGTGCGGCACGTGCTCGAGAACTACGGCCCGGACGCCCTGCGCTACTACATCTGCGCGGCCGGCCCGGAGAACCACGACGCGGACTTCACGTGGCCGGACTTCGTCCAGCGCAACAACTCCGAGCTCGTCGGCGGCTGGGGCAACCTCGTCAACCGCACGGCGTCGATGGTGGCCAAGAACTTCGGCGAGATCCCGCAGCCGGGACCGCTCGAGGAGGTCGACGAGGCCGTCCTCGCCCGGGTGCGTGACGCCTTCGACGAGGTCGGCGGTCTGCTCGGACGGCACCGCCAGAAGGCGGCCCTGGCCGAGGCGATGCGCGTCGTCGGCGACGTCAACAAGTACGTCACCGACACCGAGCCCTTCCGCCTGAAGGGCGACGACCAGCGCGAGCGGCTCGCGACGGTCCTGCACACGCTGCTCCAGTGCGTCAGCGACTGCAACCTGCTGCTCGCCCCGTTCCTCCCGCACGCGGCCAACCGGGTCCACGCGGTGCTCGGCGGCTCCGGCGAGCTCGTGCCGATGCCGCGTGTCGACGCGGTGGAGGACCTCGACGGGGGGCCCGGCTACGAGATCATCACCGGTGACTACACCGGCTTCCCCGCCTGGGAGAGCACCCCGGTGACGACCGGGACGGCGATCGCCAAGCCGACGCCGGTCTTCACCAAGCTCGACCCCGAGGTCGTTGTCGCGACCGAGCGCGCGGCCATGGCGGGGGAGGCCTGA